In Gemmatimonadota bacterium, a single genomic region encodes these proteins:
- a CDS encoding DUF721 domain-containing protein, with the protein MPNGPDSPERLADLLSQFLKRTGMDARIKQSAVLEQWPTLVGPEIAGATQALSITDDGTLFVAVRSHAWMSELTMMERELLASVNRITGDKPILKLRWTLMR; encoded by the coding sequence ATGCCTAACGGTCCCGACTCCCCCGAACGGCTGGCCGACCTCCTGTCGCAGTTCCTCAAGCGCACAGGCATGGACGCGCGCATCAAGCAGTCGGCCGTGCTGGAGCAATGGCCGACGCTCGTGGGACCCGAGATCGCCGGTGCCACGCAGGCGCTCTCGATCACCGACGACGGGACGCTCTTCGTCGCCGTGCGCAGTCACGCGTGGATGTCGGAGCTGACGATGATGGAGCGCGAACTGCTGGCCTCGGTGAACCGGATCACGGGGGACAAGCCGATCCTCAAGCTGCGCTGGACGCTGATGCGTTAG